Sequence from the Catenuloplanes indicus genome:
GGCGGACGCGCGCGGGACTGCTTCGCCACCGCTCCGATCCTCATGACCGGGGCGCGCGCGTGGACGTGACGCTGCTGCTCGGCGGCCTGCTGCTCGCGGGCACGTCCGCGCTCGCCTGGCGGTCGCACCGCCGGGCACGACGCGCGGAAGCCGAGGCGGCCGGTCTCCGCCTCGCCCTCGACGCGGAGCGCCACGCGGCCGGCCACGACCCGCTGACCGGCCTGCCGAATCGGCGGGCTTTTTATCGGTACGGCGCCGAACTCGTCGCCGACCGCCACCGCCCCGCGATCGCCGCGGTCGTGGTGGACCTCGATGACTTCAAGCAGATCAACGATCAGTACGGCCATGCGGCCGGTGACACGGTGCTGCGCGCCGTGGCCCGCCGCCTGGCCGATTACGCCGGTGACGACCTGGTGGCCCGGCTGGGTGGCGACGAGTTCGCCGCCCTGCTGACCGGAGCCGCGATCGACGTCGCCCGCGGACGCCCAGCGGACCGCCTCTCCGCGGTGTTGTCCACGCCGATCCCCCTCGGGGGAACAGCGGACGACACCACGGTCACGGTGACCGCCTCGGTCGGACTCGTCCCGGTACCACCGGGTGCGAGCCTCGCCGAGGCACTCGGCCGTGCCGACGAGGAGATGTACGCCGCGAAGAGCGCCCGCTGCCGCGAGCCCCAGGCCGCGCCGGCCCATCCACCACCGGACACCGCGAGTCCGGAGATCACCGGGCAGCCGGCCGAACTGGCGCGTTCCAAGGCAGGAGGGTCATGAACATGTCCGCCCCCACGATTGATCCCGATCGGCGAGACCCGGCCTCGGTGGCCGCGACCGACACCTACCACCCGTCCGACCGGGTCTGGGTCTACCGGGGTGGCGCCTGGCGGGCCGGCATCGTCGAGGTCGCGTCGCGCGACGCGGCGACCGTGACCTACCGGCCGAGCAGCTCCCGGGGGACCGGCGTGGACACGCTCACCGCCCGGTTCATGCAGCCGCGCTCCGAGATCGACCCGATGCTGGACAAGAAGATCGTCCTGCCGGAGAGCCGGACCGCCTGATCAGCCCGTGGCGCAGGTGAGGCCGCGGGGACATAAAGAAGCGGTGGTGGCCGGAGGACCGGCCACCACCGCGTCAGTTCTTCCGGGCCACGCCCGCCCAGTAATAGGCCGCGGTCGGGTCCTCCGGCTCCACCGGCGGGTGCCAGGCCATCACGGGGACCAGTCCCGGTTCGACCATCTGCCAGCCGGGGACCGCGAAGTAGGCCTCGACGTCCTTGCGCCAGCGTGGCACGAACGTCATCTGGCCCTCGGTGATCGCGACCAGCTTCTCGATCGCGGGCGGGTCGAAGTCGTACGCCGGGTGTGTGATCACCACGTAACTGCCGGGCGGCAGCGCGTCCATCAGCTGGCGCACCGCGTGGCCCGGGTCGTCCGCGTCCGCGATCAGCATCAGCACCGCGATCAGCGTCAGCGCGACCGGCTTGGTCAGGTCGAGCGTGCGGGTCAGCGCCGGGTCGCCGAGCAGGCCGGCGGCGTCCCGCATGTCCGCGTGGATGTATTCCGTGGCGCCCTCGGGGCTGCTGACCAGCAGTGCCCGCGCGTGGACCAGCACGATCGGGTCGTTGTCGACGTAGACCACCCGGCACCGCGGGTCGATCGCCTGCGCCACCTCGTGCAGGTTCGGACTGGTCGGGATGCCGGTGCCGACGTCCAGGAACTGCGTGACGCCCTGGTCCCGCACCAGATATTCGACCACGCGGTGGATGAAGTCGCGGTTCTCCTTCGCCATCGCGCGGACGGTCGGGATCGTGTTCAGGAAGGCCTGGCCGACCGCGCGGTCGACCGCGAAGTTGTCCTTGCCGCCCAGCCACCAGTCGTAGATCCGCGCGGAGTGCGGTGTGCTGGTGTCCACCCCGGGTGGCGCGTGCTCGCTGTTGTCCGCAGACACCGCTGGTCCTCTCCTGGCGTTCGTCGTTCCACGACCGCCACAGGGTAGCGCCCGGCGCCGCGCCGCGGGAGCCGCGTCCCGCGACTGTGGACAGTCGGCTACAACTCGCGGACCACCACGTCGAGCGCGCCGGGGGTGGGCTCCTCCACCGTGTACTTCAGGTCGCGCAGCACGCTGACCAGCGCGGGGACGGATCGCGGCGCGGCGCCGGCGAGCAGCAGATCCCGGACCAGGCGGCCCTTCGTGGCCTTGTTGAAGTGGCTGACCACGGACCGTTTCGGCGTGCCGTCCACGATGCGCTCGTGCAGCACCCGTACCGTCGC
This genomic interval carries:
- a CDS encoding GGDEF domain-containing protein, giving the protein MDVTLLLGGLLLAGTSALAWRSHRRARRAEAEAAGLRLALDAERHAAGHDPLTGLPNRRAFYRYGAELVADRHRPAIAAVVVDLDDFKQINDQYGHAAGDTVLRAVARRLADYAGDDLVARLGGDEFAALLTGAAIDVARGRPADRLSAVLSTPIPLGGTADDTTVTVTASVGLVPVPPGASLAEALGRADEEMYAAKSARCREPQAAPAHPPPDTASPEITGQPAELARSKAGGS
- a CDS encoding SAM-dependent methyltransferase, encoding MSADNSEHAPPGVDTSTPHSARIYDWWLGGKDNFAVDRAVGQAFLNTIPTVRAMAKENRDFIHRVVEYLVRDQGVTQFLDVGTGIPTSPNLHEVAQAIDPRCRVVYVDNDPIVLVHARALLVSSPEGATEYIHADMRDAAGLLGDPALTRTLDLTKPVALTLIAVLMLIADADDPGHAVRQLMDALPPGSYVVITHPAYDFDPPAIEKLVAITEGQMTFVPRWRKDVEAYFAVPGWQMVEPGLVPVMAWHPPVEPEDPTAAYYWAGVARKN